A stretch of the Streptomyces venezuelae genome encodes the following:
- a CDS encoding MerR family transcriptional regulator codes for MKISELSRATGVPVASIKYFLRQGLLPAGRATAATQAAYGEGHAQRLRLIKALTTLAGLSIAATRDVLGAIDQAHSSEGALGAVSYALAVPVAARQAAGPEEEEGEAGAEVAELIAALDWQVPDTSPHVAGLTAALKALRGLDAQYAPGELAAYARLAESVARLDLERAAGLEDPVALAERAVVVLAICAPVFELLRHLAQEDQVRRRVAADRSGAGSGAEPGPGSAVPR; via the coding sequence ATGAAGATCTCGGAGCTCAGCCGGGCGACCGGCGTGCCGGTCGCCAGCATCAAGTACTTCCTCCGGCAGGGGCTGCTGCCCGCAGGGCGGGCGACCGCTGCCACCCAGGCCGCGTACGGGGAGGGGCACGCGCAGCGGCTGCGGCTGATCAAGGCCCTGACCACGCTCGCCGGCCTGTCCATCGCCGCCACCCGGGACGTGCTCGGGGCCATCGACCAGGCCCACAGCTCCGAGGGCGCCCTCGGAGCGGTCAGCTATGCCCTTGCGGTGCCGGTGGCGGCCCGGCAGGCGGCGGGCCCCGAGGAGGAGGAAGGGGAAGCAGGGGCCGAGGTGGCGGAACTGATCGCGGCCCTGGACTGGCAGGTGCCCGATACGTCACCGCACGTGGCGGGGCTGACGGCGGCGCTGAAGGCCCTGCGGGGGCTGGACGCGCAGTACGCCCCCGGCGAGCTCGCCGCCTACGCGAGACTGGCCGAGTCGGTGGCCCGGCTGGACCTGGAACGCGCGGCCGGCCTCGAGGACCCGGTGGCGCTGGCCGAGCGCGCGGTCGTCGTCCTGGCGATCTGCGCCCCGGTGTTCGAGCTGCTGCGGCACCTGGCCCAGGAGGACCAGGTCCGGCGCCGGGTGGCTGCCGACCGGTCCGGGGCCGGGTCCGGGGCCGAGCCCGGACCCGGGTCCGCAGTGCCCCGCTAG
- a CDS encoding GbsR/MarR family transcriptional regulator — MPGGRLTQQDRQRIAAGLADGLSYAEIARRLDRPTSTVSREVGRNGGPRGYRPQQAHQATVRRARRGTPAPERAAGPSGAGMEAEIIELAVRAGLPRTTARVHVDLLMAEDGRRTAAELARRLKVSPASVSMAVNYLVQHGYVRRERDPQRRRDIYVVDDEAWYHSVVVGTRQTLEAAQAAMAAAEASGLDSPVGRRLAKGGAFLEQVSLDTIRSADRWRAVLT; from the coding sequence ATGCCAGGAGGACGGTTGACACAGCAGGACCGCCAGCGCATCGCGGCAGGACTCGCCGACGGGCTCTCCTACGCCGAGATCGCCAGGCGGCTCGACCGGCCGACCTCGACGGTCAGCCGGGAGGTCGGCCGCAACGGCGGCCCTCGCGGCTACCGGCCCCAGCAGGCGCACCAGGCGACGGTCCGGCGGGCGCGGCGCGGCACCCCGGCGCCCGAGCGGGCGGCCGGACCGTCCGGCGCCGGGATGGAAGCCGAGATCATCGAGTTGGCGGTCCGAGCGGGGCTGCCGAGAACGACCGCGCGGGTCCACGTCGACCTGCTGATGGCCGAGGACGGCAGACGCACCGCGGCCGAGCTGGCCCGCCGGCTGAAGGTCAGCCCCGCCTCCGTCTCCATGGCCGTGAACTACCTGGTCCAGCACGGGTACGTCCGGCGCGAGCGCGATCCGCAGCGGCGTCGCGACATCTACGTGGTCGACGACGAGGCCTGGTACCACTCGGTCGTGGTCGGCACCCGGCAGACGCTCGAGGCGGCGCAGGCCGCGATGGCCGCGGCGGAGGCGTCCGGGCTCGACAGCCCCGTGGGGCGGCGGCTGGCCAAGGGCGGGGCGTTCCTGGAGCAGGTCAGCCTGGACACGATCCGGTCGGCCGACCGCTGGCGCGCCGTCCTGACGTGA
- a CDS encoding ATP-binding protein, whose protein sequence is MAAGDRNLSVGGEAVGQFVTGDNNDVLSVVVNATHSAVTIVEPAKRPKPVRRERIERLPRRTSRPLLGRDTELAALVRALTGHEPAEVHGPEGIGKSALVRQAVFEIGHHDGVVFLDGRGKEVDDLAQSVFEACYDAPGYRPSEGDLHRLLAGLRLCVVVDDLDVPARDLTRLQDTMPSGTVAFSSRERLLWGDGKAIALAGLSASAGLQLLARELERPLFPAETDTAASLWQASEGNPFALIRAAALARPGGDGGAALLPAPAEIPELLRGAVAGLGGAARNLLGLLAMAPQAHATVEMLTLLVPGATVTAVEEAVGRLAGLGLLNRTGPHVRLAGEPGGALPEDLTLGPRELAEATARLAAWASDRRTAPAALADHSLLIAGLIDAAGRAGRPDLGVALARAAAPGTACSLRWGAWGRILTRGLASARQAGDERAQAYFTYETGVRSWLTGKRVAAAAAFGAAATAWYALGDPGSAAMAEGAQALTAPATPTVPGPDPAPDSGSGTDAGTDAGTDAGGGTEAGELGEAGAGSDPSAGFGDPSPGTGTPHHDSAPPPDGTMPPAPSTAPAPGPMPGVPAPSMPPVPPVDPVGLSLFAKVVIGGSLLAAAAGTVTVLNMGPGPAKAPPTVPLHVQVTTGLFEVKEMPGTPEGPCPSGTGKTNCTKVSQVARGERGPVEVIPPQPLPQGVSVVYWGCEEGPSSAACTVKADSERTVCATTTSPEDEAARRECERRTGGNQPTAEPQTALVYVQLGATDFEVTVTPGTPGTKPCVQPRLNLDPAANQGADPPPTRACSFLVPLHTKMSLKAGITGTARSFARPFNGEPQWFGCDEGPASPSRFDPNSGGIDEDSGRQKMYANGTKTCTLNLTTGRYVGLASTDLSDGGGAAALAGTFAQLPRVHLAPGVTALPKPQEPPLQRVPCSSVGGPEGIECLGKPSKG, encoded by the coding sequence ATGGCGGCTGGGGACCGGAACCTGTCGGTGGGCGGCGAAGCCGTCGGCCAATTTGTCACCGGTGACAACAACGACGTCCTGAGCGTCGTGGTGAACGCAACGCATTCGGCCGTGACGATCGTGGAGCCGGCCAAGCGGCCCAAGCCGGTGCGCCGCGAACGCATCGAGCGCCTGCCGCGCCGTACGAGCCGGCCGCTGCTCGGCCGGGACACCGAGCTGGCCGCCTTGGTCCGCGCTCTCACCGGCCACGAGCCGGCCGAGGTACACGGCCCCGAAGGGATCGGCAAGAGCGCCCTGGTCCGCCAGGCGGTCTTCGAGATCGGCCACCACGACGGCGTCGTGTTCCTCGACGGGCGCGGCAAGGAGGTCGACGACCTGGCCCAGAGCGTCTTCGAGGCCTGTTACGACGCCCCCGGTTACCGCCCGAGCGAAGGGGACCTGCACCGCCTCCTCGCCGGGCTCCGGCTCTGCGTCGTCGTGGACGACCTCGACGTACCGGCGCGGGACCTGACCCGGCTGCAGGACACGATGCCGTCCGGCACCGTGGCGTTCAGCTCGCGCGAGCGTCTGCTGTGGGGGGACGGCAAGGCGATCGCCCTGGCCGGTCTGTCCGCCTCGGCCGGGTTGCAGCTGCTCGCCCGGGAGCTGGAACGTCCGCTGTTCCCGGCCGAGACGGACACCGCGGCCTCGCTGTGGCAGGCGAGCGAGGGCAATCCCTTCGCACTGATCAGGGCCGCGGCCCTGGCACGCCCCGGCGGCGACGGCGGAGCGGCGTTGCTGCCGGCGCCCGCCGAGATCCCCGAGCTGCTGCGCGGAGCCGTGGCCGGACTCGGCGGGGCGGCCCGGAACCTTCTGGGGCTCCTCGCGATGGCGCCGCAGGCGCACGCCACCGTCGAGATGCTCACCCTGCTGGTGCCCGGTGCCACCGTCACCGCCGTCGAGGAAGCCGTCGGCCGGCTGGCCGGGCTGGGCCTGCTGAACCGCACCGGGCCGCACGTACGCCTGGCCGGGGAGCCGGGCGGCGCGCTGCCGGAGGATCTCACGCTCGGCCCCCGGGAGCTCGCGGAGGCTACGGCCCGGCTGGCCGCGTGGGCATCGGACCGGCGGACCGCACCCGCAGCGCTGGCGGACCACAGTCTGCTGATCGCCGGGCTCATCGACGCCGCAGGCCGGGCGGGCAGGCCGGACCTGGGCGTGGCGCTCGCACGGGCCGCCGCTCCCGGCACAGCGTGCTCCCTGCGCTGGGGCGCATGGGGCCGCATCCTCACGCGGGGGCTGGCCAGCGCCCGCCAGGCCGGTGACGAGCGGGCCCAGGCGTACTTCACATACGAAACCGGCGTGCGCTCGTGGCTGACCGGCAAGCGGGTCGCCGCCGCCGCTGCGTTCGGGGCGGCGGCGACGGCCTGGTACGCCCTCGGGGACCCGGGCAGCGCCGCCATGGCCGAAGGCGCCCAGGCACTGACCGCGCCCGCCACGCCCACCGTGCCCGGCCCCGACCCGGCCCCGGACTCCGGTTCCGGTACGGACGCGGGCACGGACGCGGGCACGGATGCGGGCGGCGGAACCGAGGCCGGGGAGCTCGGGGAGGCCGGGGCCGGCAGCGACCCGTCGGCAGGGTTCGGCGACCCATCGCCGGGAACCGGCACCCCGCACCACGACTCCGCTCCCCCTCCGGACGGCACCATGCCACCCGCCCCGTCGACCGCCCCGGCTCCCGGACCGATGCCGGGAGTCCCCGCGCCATCCATGCCACCCGTGCCACCCGTGGATCCGGTCGGCCTTTCGCTGTTCGCCAAGGTGGTGATCGGAGGCTCGCTCCTCGCGGCGGCAGCCGGCACCGTGACAGTCCTGAACATGGGCCCCGGTCCCGCCAAGGCCCCGCCCACCGTGCCCCTGCACGTACAGGTCACGACCGGCCTCTTCGAGGTCAAGGAGATGCCCGGCACCCCGGAAGGCCCCTGCCCGAGCGGTACCGGCAAGACGAACTGCACAAAGGTCTCGCAGGTGGCCAGGGGCGAGCGGGGACCCGTGGAGGTCATCCCGCCCCAACCGCTCCCCCAGGGCGTGAGCGTCGTCTACTGGGGGTGCGAGGAAGGCCCCTCTTCCGCGGCCTGCACCGTCAAGGCCGACAGCGAACGCACCGTGTGCGCCACGACGACCAGCCCCGAGGACGAGGCCGCCCGGCGGGAATGCGAGCGGCGGACCGGCGGCAACCAGCCCACCGCGGAACCGCAAACGGCTCTGGTGTACGTCCAGTTGGGGGCGACGGACTTCGAGGTCACCGTCACCCCCGGCACACCGGGTACGAAGCCCTGCGTCCAACCGCGCCTGAACCTCGACCCGGCCGCCAACCAGGGCGCGGACCCGCCGCCCACGCGGGCATGCTCGTTCCTCGTGCCCCTCCACACGAAGATGAGCCTCAAGGCCGGGATCACGGGCACGGCCCGCAGCTTCGCCCGTCCCTTCAACGGGGAACCCCAGTGGTTCGGCTGCGACGAAGGGCCCGCCTCGCCCAGCCGCTTCGACCCGAACAGCGGGGGCATCGACGAGGACTCCGGCCGCCAGAAGATGTACGCCAACGGCACGAAGACCTGCACGCTCAATCTGACGACCGGGCGCTACGTCGGTCTGGCCAGCACCGATCTCAGCGACGGCGGCGGGGCAGCCGCCCTGGCCGGCACCTTCGCCCAGCTCCCCAGGGTCCACCTCGCCCCCGGTGTGACCGCGCTGCCGAAGCCGCAGGAGCCGCCCCTGCAACGCGTCCCCTGCTCTTCCGTCGGCGGCCCCGAGGGCATCGAGTGTCTGGGCAAGCCCTCGAAGGGCTGA
- a CDS encoding TIGR03086 family metal-binding protein has product MTGSTTLDLGPQAQVVARLVAGVPDARLPGRTPCPAYAVGDLLGHLAGLAVAFRDAARKDLGPTTDTDPGSVPPSLPARWREELPTVLGELAEAWKNPAAWTGMTRAGSVDLPGDIAGLVAVDELVIHGWDLARATGQEYAPDQAALRACHAFLLEAAKDESRGGGIFGPVVPVPDDAPLLDRAVGLSGRDPGWTPPESP; this is encoded by the coding sequence ATGACCGGTTCGACGACACTCGACCTGGGACCGCAGGCCCAGGTCGTGGCCCGCCTCGTGGCGGGCGTCCCGGACGCCCGGCTCCCCGGCCGGACGCCCTGCCCCGCGTACGCGGTCGGCGACCTGCTCGGCCACCTCGCCGGCCTCGCCGTCGCCTTCCGCGACGCGGCCCGCAAGGACCTGGGCCCCACGACGGACACCGACCCCGGCTCGGTCCCGCCGTCCCTGCCCGCCCGCTGGCGCGAGGAACTGCCCACGGTCCTCGGTGAGCTGGCCGAGGCCTGGAAGAACCCGGCCGCCTGGACCGGTATGACCCGCGCGGGCAGCGTGGACCTGCCCGGCGACATCGCGGGACTGGTGGCCGTGGACGAACTGGTGATCCACGGCTGGGACCTGGCCCGGGCCACCGGCCAGGAGTACGCACCCGACCAGGCCGCGCTGCGCGCCTGCCACGCCTTCCTGCTGGAGGCCGCCAAGGACGAGAGCCGGGGTGGCGGCATCTTCGGCCCCGTCGTGCCCGTACCGGACGACGCGCCGCTGCTGGACCGGGCGGTCGGGCTGAGCGGGCGTGATCCGGGCTGGACACCGCCGGAGTCCCCGTGA
- a CDS encoding saccharopine dehydrogenase family protein, producing the protein MRVLLVGAGGVGTAITRIAARRDFFDHFVVADYDLARAEAAVAALGDSRFGARRIDASDEAAVASLLTEERCDVLLNATDPRFVMPLFEAALAAGSHYLDMAMSLSRPHPGAPYRECGVKLGDEQFARAGAWEKSGRLALVGMGVEPGLSDVFARYAADELFDEIEEIGIRDGANLSVEGYEFAPSFNIWTTIEECLNPPVVYEREHGWFTTEPFSEPEVFDFPEGIGPVECVNVEHEEVLLVPRWVEARRVTFKYGLGDDFIGKLKTLHALGLDSTEPVTVRGADGAPVRVSPRDVVAACLPDPATLGERMTGKTCAGTWVKGTKDGRPREVYLYHVVDNQWSMREYGSQAVVWQTAVNPVVALELMAGGVWSEPGVLGPEALPPRPFLDLLTAYGSPWGIRDQA; encoded by the coding sequence ATGCGTGTTCTGCTTGTGGGCGCCGGTGGCGTCGGTACCGCGATCACCCGGATCGCGGCCCGCCGGGACTTCTTCGACCACTTCGTGGTCGCCGACTACGACCTGGCCCGCGCCGAGGCGGCCGTGGCGGCGCTCGGCGACAGCCGATTCGGTGCGCGCCGCATCGACGCCTCCGACGAGGCGGCGGTCGCCTCGCTCCTCACCGAGGAGCGGTGCGACGTACTCCTGAACGCCACCGATCCACGGTTCGTGATGCCGTTGTTCGAGGCCGCGCTTGCGGCGGGCAGCCACTACCTGGACATGGCGATGTCGCTGTCCCGGCCGCATCCCGGGGCGCCGTACCGGGAGTGCGGGGTCAAGCTCGGCGACGAGCAGTTCGCGCGGGCCGGGGCCTGGGAGAAGTCGGGCCGACTGGCGCTGGTCGGCATGGGTGTGGAACCGGGGCTGTCGGATGTCTTCGCCCGGTACGCGGCCGATGAGCTGTTCGACGAGATCGAGGAGATCGGCATCCGCGACGGGGCGAACCTGAGCGTCGAGGGGTACGAGTTCGCCCCGTCGTTCAACATTTGGACGACCATCGAGGAGTGTCTGAACCCGCCGGTGGTCTACGAGCGGGAGCACGGCTGGTTCACCACCGAGCCGTTCAGCGAGCCGGAGGTGTTCGACTTCCCCGAGGGCATCGGCCCGGTCGAGTGCGTGAACGTCGAACACGAGGAGGTGCTGCTGGTTCCCCGCTGGGTGGAGGCCCGGCGGGTCACCTTCAAGTACGGGCTGGGCGACGACTTCATCGGGAAGCTGAAGACCCTGCACGCGCTGGGCCTGGATTCGACCGAGCCGGTCACGGTCCGCGGCGCGGACGGCGCCCCGGTCCGGGTCTCGCCGCGTGACGTGGTCGCCGCCTGCCTGCCGGACCCGGCCACGCTGGGCGAGCGGATGACCGGCAAGACCTGCGCGGGCACCTGGGTGAAGGGCACCAAGGACGGCCGGCCGCGCGAGGTGTACCTGTACCACGTCGTGGACAACCAGTGGTCCATGCGGGAGTACGGCTCCCAGGCCGTGGTCTGGCAGACCGCCGTCAACCCGGTGGTGGCGCTGGAGCTGATGGCTGGCGGCGTCTGGTCGGAGCCCGGCGTCCTGGGCCCGGAGGCCCTTCCGCCGCGGCCGTTCCTGGACCTGCTGACGGCATACGGCTCGCCCTGGGGCATCCGCGACCAGGCCTGA
- a CDS encoding cytochrome P450, whose translation MGESLHTVPTMPTARQPGCPFDPPAELTEARRHGPISRHTHVGGKPGWLITGYDLVRSVLADPRFSSRRELLNVGDFEVPPAPPGEFLLMDEPQHGRYRKPLVGKFTARRMRQLTERVEQITADCLDAMEKAGPPVDLVTAFAKPIPTIIICELLGVPYEDRASFQEQVDSFMSGEPSEEELIAAYTATQEYLAQLVAAKRAHPTDDVLSELTDSDLTDEELRGIGLILLAAGFDTTANMLSLGTFALLQNPAQLAALRADPTLADRAVEELLRYLSVAKTFMKTALVDVELGGQTIEAGTTVVLSYNTANRDPERFADPHVLDLHRQHGGHLAFGHGAHLCLGQQLARIEMRVAFSALIDRFPTLRLAVPAEEVRLRPETADIYGVKNLPVTWDV comes from the coding sequence ATGGGTGAATCGCTGCATACCGTCCCGACGATGCCGACGGCGCGTCAGCCCGGCTGCCCGTTCGACCCCCCGGCAGAACTGACCGAGGCCCGCCGCCACGGCCCCATCAGCCGCCACACCCATGTCGGAGGAAAGCCCGGCTGGCTGATCACCGGGTACGACCTGGTCCGGTCGGTCCTGGCCGATCCGCGGTTCAGCTCGCGCCGGGAGCTGCTGAACGTGGGCGACTTCGAGGTTCCGCCGGCACCGCCCGGCGAGTTCCTCCTCATGGACGAGCCGCAGCACGGGCGCTACCGGAAGCCGCTGGTGGGCAAGTTCACCGCACGGCGGATGCGACAGCTCACCGAGCGCGTCGAGCAGATCACCGCCGACTGCCTGGACGCCATGGAGAAGGCCGGGCCGCCGGTGGACCTGGTGACCGCGTTCGCCAAGCCCATCCCCACCATCATCATCTGTGAACTGCTGGGGGTGCCGTACGAGGACCGGGCCTCCTTCCAGGAGCAGGTCGACTCGTTCATGAGCGGGGAGCCGAGCGAGGAGGAGCTGATCGCCGCCTACACGGCGACCCAGGAATACCTCGCGCAGCTCGTGGCGGCCAAGCGCGCGCACCCCACCGACGATGTGCTCAGCGAGCTCACCGACAGCGATCTGACCGATGAGGAGCTGAGGGGGATCGGTCTGATCCTGCTGGCGGCCGGGTTCGACACCACCGCGAACATGCTGTCCCTCGGTACCTTCGCCCTCTTGCAGAACCCGGCGCAACTGGCCGCCCTGCGCGCCGATCCGACGCTCGCCGACCGGGCCGTGGAGGAGCTGCTGCGGTATCTGAGCGTCGCCAAGACGTTCATGAAGACGGCGCTGGTGGACGTCGAGCTGGGCGGCCAGACCATCGAGGCCGGTACGACGGTCGTCCTGTCGTACAACACCGCCAACCGCGACCCCGAGCGCTTCGCCGATCCCCATGTGCTCGACCTCCACCGGCAGCACGGTGGGCACCTGGCCTTCGGCCACGGCGCCCACCTGTGCCTGGGCCAGCAGCTGGCCCGCATCGAAATGCGGGTGGCGTTCTCGGCGCTGATCGACCGCTTCCCCACGCTGCGCCTGGCCGTGCCGGCCGAGGAAGTCCGCCTGCGCCCGGAGACCGCGGACATCTACGGGGTGAAGAACCTCCCGGTCACCTGGGACGTGTGA
- a CDS encoding DUF5701 family protein codes for MPETPSTTLAPLPPLATQAERLIELGVHELAGMAADELRTFVKDLGGTEGHTLLAVHPDRAPASALAPLLRREGKSGFVVTDMPDVDAFAPYTAELPDVPLYLVTGLDRGDHMSNWSPDEALPALTADGRTPLLLTEGIHWVLQQPAALERNRCFMTIGSRLRRPDGTLDARTPAIWISNGTGRDGRERRNAPKIGWCWWNNRHTWLGFGSATGRSTT; via the coding sequence TTGCCCGAAACCCCGTCCACCACCCTGGCCCCCCTTCCCCCGCTCGCCACCCAGGCGGAACGCCTGATCGAGCTCGGGGTGCACGAGCTCGCCGGAATGGCCGCCGACGAACTGCGCACCTTCGTCAAGGACCTCGGCGGTACGGAAGGCCACACCCTGCTCGCCGTCCACCCGGACCGAGCGCCCGCCTCCGCCCTTGCACCGCTGCTCCGCCGCGAGGGCAAGTCCGGCTTCGTCGTCACCGACATGCCCGACGTCGACGCCTTCGCCCCGTACACCGCCGAGCTGCCCGACGTCCCCCTCTACCTCGTCACCGGCCTCGACCGCGGCGACCACATGTCCAACTGGAGCCCGGACGAGGCCCTGCCCGCCCTCACCGCGGACGGCCGTACGCCGCTGCTGCTCACCGAGGGCATCCACTGGGTGCTCCAGCAGCCGGCCGCCCTCGAACGCAACCGCTGTTTCATGACCATCGGCTCCCGCCTCCGCAGGCCCGACGGAACCCTGGACGCCCGCACTCCGGCGATCTGGATCAGCAACGGCACCGGCCGGGACGGCCGCGAACGCCGCAACGCCCCGAAGATCGGCTGGTGCTGGTGGAACAACCGCCACACCTGGCTCGGCTTCGGCTCCGCCACCGGCCGCAGTACGACATAG
- a CDS encoding YhgE/Pip domain-containing protein, giving the protein MPHPTPRSVLRRPQLWIGTGLIAAVVSMLFALLYVGGNVNPKGNLHDLPVALVNSDSGADSAGRRVNLGEQVVSGIQKAAEGNDSIDWQVVSREEADELMGRGKVFGALVIPQDFSATVTGLTAPQPAPQGKAAPQPAPQAKAAPPALTVLTNQSAGSIGSSMASQAAQKAAHTASAQLGQELLKQAGAQKTPLPTAAQLLLADPVTVTVADGHPLGSRSAMGLSAFYYALVLVVCGVLGANLVNTQVDTALGYLHTDFGPVRKREPVQHTSRVRTLAIGMALMLGISVVMGTLVEVATVTILDMDASHLGLLWLYSVATIAVVGIGSLALFAAFGAPGMLVATIVFIAMAVPSSGATVPVQALPGFFRTLAEFEPLRQITEGLRSLLYYGAQADAGLTRAWTAMGIALAAALVFGFAVARFYDHKGLHRIPLPDAGPGATAAAETPAPVETSAEAAVESSEAPESPDSPESPESPETAKSAASTTA; this is encoded by the coding sequence ATGCCTCACCCCACGCCCCGCTCCGTGCTCCGCCGACCCCAGCTGTGGATCGGTACGGGACTCATCGCCGCAGTGGTCTCGATGTTGTTCGCCCTGCTCTACGTCGGCGGCAACGTCAACCCGAAGGGCAACCTGCACGATCTTCCGGTGGCCCTGGTCAACAGCGACAGCGGCGCGGACTCGGCCGGCCGCCGCGTCAACCTGGGTGAGCAGGTCGTCTCCGGGATCCAGAAGGCCGCCGAGGGCAACGACAGCATCGACTGGCAGGTGGTCAGCCGCGAAGAGGCCGACGAGCTGATGGGCCGGGGCAAGGTCTTCGGCGCCCTCGTCATACCCCAGGACTTCTCCGCGACGGTGACCGGGCTCACCGCCCCGCAGCCCGCGCCCCAGGGCAAGGCCGCCCCGCAGCCGGCACCGCAGGCCAAGGCCGCCCCGCCGGCCCTGACCGTGCTGACCAACCAGTCGGCCGGCAGCATCGGCTCCTCCATGGCCTCCCAGGCCGCCCAGAAGGCCGCCCACACCGCCTCCGCCCAGCTCGGCCAGGAACTTCTGAAGCAGGCCGGCGCCCAGAAGACCCCGCTCCCGACGGCCGCTCAGCTCTTGCTGGCCGATCCGGTGACCGTCACCGTCGCCGACGGCCACCCCCTGGGCTCCCGCAGCGCCATGGGCCTGAGCGCCTTCTACTACGCGCTGGTCCTCGTCGTCTGCGGCGTGCTCGGCGCCAACCTGGTCAACACCCAGGTCGACACGGCCCTCGGCTACCTGCACACCGACTTCGGCCCGGTGCGCAAGCGCGAGCCCGTCCAGCACACCAGCCGCGTCCGCACCCTGGCCATCGGCATGGCGCTCATGCTCGGCATATCGGTGGTGATGGGCACCCTGGTCGAGGTGGCCACGGTCACGATCCTGGACATGGACGCCTCCCACCTCGGCCTCCTGTGGCTGTACTCGGTCGCCACCATCGCGGTCGTCGGCATCGGCAGCCTGGCCCTGTTCGCCGCCTTCGGTGCGCCCGGCATGCTGGTGGCCACCATCGTCTTCATCGCGATGGCCGTCCCCTCCTCCGGCGCCACCGTGCCGGTCCAGGCGCTGCCCGGGTTCTTCCGCACCCTCGCCGAGTTCGAACCGCTGCGCCAGATCACCGAGGGGCTGCGCTCACTGCTCTACTACGGCGCCCAGGCCGATGCGGGCCTGACCCGGGCATGGACCGCGATGGGCATCGCCCTGGCCGCCGCGCTGGTCTTCGGCTTCGCCGTCGCCCGCTTCTACGACCACAAGGGGCTGCACCGCATCCCGCTCCCCGATGCAGGGCCGGGGGCCACGGCTGCCGCCGAGACCCCCGCCCCCGTCGAGACGTCCGCCGAGGCCGCCGTCGAGAGCTCCGAGGCTCCGGAGTCCCCCGACTCCCCGGAGTCTCCGGAGTCTCCCGAGACCGCCAAGTCCGCGGCGTCCACCACCGCCTGA